CTGATAGACAATCTGGCCGCCGTGTGCGCCGGCCCGCGGCCCCAAGTCACAAACAAAGTCGCTCACGGCCATCATGTCCCGGTCGTGCTCCACCACGACCACGGTATTGCCGATATCGCGCAGCGCCTGGAGTATGGTGATGAGGCGGCGCGTGTCACGAGGGTGAAGACCGATGGTCGGCTCATCCAGCACATACAGCGTGCCCACCAGCTTGGCACCCAAGGCGGTTGCCAAGTTTATGCGCTGGTACTCGCCCCCAGAAAGGGTGGCCGTGCGGCGGTCCAGAGTGAGGTAGCCAAGCCCCACATCGTCGAGGTAGGAGAGGCGATTGCGCAGCTCGCGGAGGATCTGCCCCGCCACCTGCTGCTCGAATGGGGTGAGCTGCAACTCGTCGAAAAAGCGTCGCGCCTCCGCGAGGGTCATGCGCACGATGTCGGCAATGGTGAGACCGCCCACCTGCACGTAAAGTGCCTCGGGCCGCAAACGAGTGCCGTGGCAATCAGGACACTGCACGTAACCGCGGTAACGGCTCAGGAACACCCTCACCCCGATCTTGTAGCGCTTCCCCTCCAGCCAGGAGAAAAAGGCATTTATCCCTGGGTAGCCATCCACGCCTTCCCAGATGAGGCGCCGCTGTTCAGGCGTAAGTCGCTCGTACGGCGCCTCCACGTCGATTCCATGTCGCGGGGCAACGCGCAGCAAGTCCAACAGCAGTTCCCGGTGGGTTGGGGTATTCCAAGGAGCAATGGCCCCTTCGGCTAAGCTCTTTTGCTTGTCGGGGATGACCAAGTCCTCGTCAATGGTGATGATGTCCCCAAACCCTTTGCAGGTCTTGCATGCGCCATAGGGGTTATTGAAGGAAAAGAGACGGGGCTGCGGCTCGACAAAACTCAAACCACAGCGGGCACAGGAGTAAGCCTGGCTGAAGCGACGCACTTCACCGGTGGATAGATGGGCCTCTGCCCTGCCGCCCCCTTCGGCAAAAGCCAGGCCAATGCTATCAGCCAGACGCTCCCGCACCCCTTGTTTGATGGTGAGGCGGTCGACCAGCACCGTCAGTCCCGCTGCTGAGCGAGGAGCCCGCTCCAGTGGCACCACCTGGCCGTCGACCAGCAGGCGCCGAAAACCCTTGCTGGCCAAAATCTCAATATTCTGATCACAGTCCAGCTCGGCTGAGCACGGAAAAGCGATGTAAAGGCTGGTGCCGAGGGGGAGCTCCATGAGCTCATCCACCACGGATTCTACGCGGTCGCGGCGCACTTCATTGCCGCATTGCGGGCAGAAGGTACGTCCGATGCGGGCAAACAGCAGGCGCAAATAGTCGTGGATTTCCGTAGCCGTGGCGACAGTGGAGCGGGAGGTGCGTGTAGGATTCTTCTGCTCGATGGCCACCGCTGGCGGGATGCCGCGAATTTCGTCCACATCTGGGCGGTCCATGCGCTCGAGGAACTGGCGGGCGTACGCAGACAGGCTCTCCACGTAACGCCGCTGCCCCTCGGCGTAAAGGGTGTCGAAGGCAAGGCTTGATTTGCCAGAGCCGGAGACCCCAGTGATGACGGTAAGCTTGTTCCGCGGCACGTCCAAGGAGATGTTCTTCAGATTATGCGTGCGCGCACCGCGGATAGAAATGGGTGTTGGCATCGACTCGTCTGCACCGTATTGCTTGCGCCTGAGCACGTAATTTAACAAAAGAGCGGAAAAGATGCAAGCGCTTTGCGCGGCTGTCGAGCGAGAGTGCCTCGAGAAAACATGGTGTGTCCTTGAGCGAGCCTCAGGGCCCCAAAAGAGTGACCGCTCCCGGCTCCGAGTCCTGGGGGCGCGCCTCAGCATCCGGCCTCTTCCCCTTCCTCACTGC
The sequence above is a segment of the Calditrichota bacterium genome. Coding sequences within it:
- the uvrA gene encoding excinuclease ABC subunit UvrA — protein: MPTPISIRGARTHNLKNISLDVPRNKLTVITGVSGSGKSSLAFDTLYAEGQRRYVESLSAYARQFLERMDRPDVDEIRGIPPAVAIEQKNPTRTSRSTVATATEIHDYLRLLFARIGRTFCPQCGNEVRRDRVESVVDELMELPLGTSLYIAFPCSAELDCDQNIEILASKGFRRLLVDGQVVPLERAPRSAAGLTVLVDRLTIKQGVRERLADSIGLAFAEGGGRAEAHLSTGEVRRFSQAYSCARCGLSFVEPQPRLFSFNNPYGACKTCKGFGDIITIDEDLVIPDKQKSLAEGAIAPWNTPTHRELLLDLLRVAPRHGIDVEAPYERLTPEQRRLIWEGVDGYPGINAFFSWLEGKRYKIGVRVFLSRYRGYVQCPDCHGTRLRPEALYVQVGGLTIADIVRMTLAEARRFFDELQLTPFEQQVAGQILRELRNRLSYLDDVGLGYLTLDRRTATLSGGEYQRINLATALGAKLVGTLYVLDEPTIGLHPRDTRRLITILQALRDIGNTVVVVEHDRDMMAVSDFVCDLGPRAGAHGGQIVYQGTYAGIRDDGHSLTGAYLRGNKQITLPDRRRQPDGRWLEVLGAREHNLKAIDVRIPLGLFVVVSGVSGSGKSSLVYDVLYAALMKHLGKWQRRVGAHTGLRGVHYLDDVVLVDQSPIGRTPRSNPATYVKAWDPIRRAFAETRQARIKGLKPRAFSFNVPGGRCEACEGAGAVKVEMQFLADLFLECDVCGGKRFRKEILEIRYRGKNIAEVLEMAVSEALEFFAADAQVVRRLQLLQDVGLGYIKLGQPATTLSGGEAQRVKLAAHLAERAGRHVLYIFDEPTTGLHFDDVATLLACFERLVEAGNSVLVIEHNMDVIKCADYVIDLGPEGGDEGGYVVATGTPEEVASHPTSHTGRFLREYVKVS